The proteins below are encoded in one region of Flavobacterium nackdongense:
- the leuC gene encoding 3-isopropylmalate dehydratase large subunit: MSTTLFDKVWDSHVVRQIEDGPDVFFIDRHFIHEVTSPVAFLGLKERGISVLYPERTFATADHNTPTINQHLPVEDALSANQLKALEENSAEYGISHWGLGNQKNGIVHVVGPENGITLPGATIVCGDSHTSTHGAFGAIAFGIGTSEVEMVLSTQCIMQPKPKKMRINVNGELQLGVTPKDVALYIISKLSTSGATGYFVEYAGGVFENMTMEGRMTVCNLTIEMGARGGMIAPDQTTFDYLEGRLYAPKGEAWDKAVAYWKTLKTDADATFDEEITFSAADIEPMITYGTNPGMGLGISKSIPGAKDVAEGEETYVKSLAYMGYNQGEAMIGKPIDYVFLGSCTNGRIEDFRAFASIVKGRQKAANVTAWLVPGSHVVEAQIKEEGILDILNQAGFVLRQPGCSACLAMNDDKVPAGKYAVSTSNRNFEGRQGPGARTLLASPYMAAAAAVTGVLTDPRELI, translated from the coding sequence ATGAGTACTACATTATTCGACAAAGTATGGGATTCGCACGTGGTGCGTCAAATTGAAGATGGACCGGACGTGTTCTTTATCGACCGTCATTTCATTCACGAAGTTACGAGTCCTGTTGCTTTTTTAGGCTTGAAAGAAAGAGGAATTTCGGTTTTATACCCAGAACGCACTTTTGCAACAGCCGATCACAACACACCAACTATAAACCAACACTTGCCGGTTGAAGACGCTTTGTCTGCCAATCAGTTGAAGGCTTTGGAAGAAAACTCTGCAGAATATGGCATTAGCCACTGGGGTTTAGGAAATCAAAAAAATGGAATTGTGCACGTGGTAGGTCCTGAAAACGGAATTACTTTGCCGGGTGCCACCATTGTTTGTGGCGATTCACACACTTCTACTCACGGCGCTTTCGGAGCAATTGCATTCGGAATTGGAACTTCTGAGGTAGAAATGGTGCTTTCTACGCAATGTATTATGCAGCCAAAACCTAAAAAAATGCGCATCAACGTAAACGGTGAACTTCAATTGGGAGTGACTCCGAAAGACGTGGCGCTTTATATCATTTCGAAATTATCAACTTCTGGTGCTACAGGATATTTTGTAGAGTATGCTGGAGGTGTTTTCGAAAATATGACAATGGAAGGTCGTATGACGGTTTGTAATTTGACTATCGAAATGGGTGCTCGCGGCGGAATGATCGCCCCTGACCAAACCACTTTCGATTATTTGGAAGGTCGTTTATATGCGCCAAAAGGAGAAGCTTGGGACAAAGCAGTTGCCTATTGGAAAACATTGAAAACCGATGCCGATGCTACTTTCGACGAAGAAATTACTTTCTCCGCTGCAGATATTGAGCCAATGATTACTTACGGAACCAATCCTGGTATGGGATTAGGCATTTCTAAAAGTATTCCGGGAGCAAAAGATGTTGCCGAAGGCGAAGAAACTTATGTAAAATCTTTGGCTTATATGGGTTACAATCAAGGTGAAGCGATGATTGGAAAACCAATTGATTACGTATTCTTGGGAAGTTGTACCAACGGCCGAATTGAAGATTTTAGAGCTTTTGCCTCGATTGTAAAAGGAAGACAAAAAGCGGCAAACGTAACCGCTTGGTTGGTTCCAGGTTCACACGTGGTCGAAGCACAAATCAAAGAAGAAGGAATTCTCGATATTTTAAACCAAGCCGGTTTTGTATTGCGTCAGCCGGGATGTTCGGCTTGTTTAGCGATGAATGATGATAAAGTTCCTGCCGGAAAATATGCGGTAAGTACCTCCAACAGAAACTTTGAAGGTCGTCAAGGTCCAGGTGCAAGAACTTTATTGGCAAGTCCGTATATGGCTGCTGCCGCTGCTGTTACAGGCGTTTTGACCGATCCAAGAGAGCTTATTTAA
- the leuD gene encoding 3-isopropylmalate dehydratase small subunit — MAYDKFNILTSTAVPLSIENVDTDQIIPARFLKATERVGFGDNLFRDWRYNNDGSPKTDFVLNNPTYSGKILVGGKNFGSGSSREHAAWAVYDYGFRAVVSSFFADIFRNNCLNIGVLPVQVSVEFADKIFKAIEADPTTELEINLPEQTITLKSTGEKESFDINGYKKNNMLNGFDDIDYLQNIKKEIVEFADQLPY; from the coding sequence ATGGCTTACGATAAATTTAATATACTTACAAGTACCGCAGTTCCACTTTCTATAGAAAATGTAGATACGGATCAAATTATTCCTGCTCGTTTTTTGAAAGCGACAGAACGTGTTGGTTTTGGCGACAACCTTTTCCGTGACTGGAGATACAATAATGACGGTTCTCCAAAAACTGATTTCGTTTTAAATAACCCAACTTATAGCGGAAAAATCCTTGTTGGCGGAAAGAACTTTGGTTCTGGTTCTTCGAGAGAACACGCGGCTTGGGCGGTTTACGATTACGGATTTAGAGCGGTAGTTTCTAGCTTTTTTGCTGATATTTTCAGAAATAACTGTTTGAATATTGGCGTTTTGCCAGTTCAGGTAAGCGTTGAATTTGCAGACAAAATCTTCAAAGCAATTGAAGCTGATCCAACAACAGAATTAGAAATCAACCTTCCTGAACAAACTATTACTCTTAAAAGTACTGGCGAAAAAGAATCTTTTGACATCAACGGTTACAAAAAGAACAATATGCTCAACGGTTTTGATGATATCGATTATTTGCAAAATATCAAAAAAGAGATTGTGGAATTTGCAGACCAATTGCCTTATTAA
- a CDS encoding antibiotic biosynthesis monooxygenase family protein yields the protein MILEVATLLVKKGEEKQFEKDFEIASQFISSIQGYYGHSLRKCIEQENKYILLVDWEKLEDHTIGFRQSGHYLEWKKLLHHYYDPFPIVEHFEMILENKK from the coding sequence ATGATTCTAGAAGTAGCGACCCTTTTGGTAAAAAAAGGAGAGGAAAAACAATTTGAAAAAGATTTTGAGATTGCCAGTCAATTTATAAGTTCAATTCAAGGATATTATGGACATAGTTTACGAAAGTGCATCGAACAAGAAAACAAATACATTTTACTAGTTGATTGGGAAAAACTAGAAGACCACACAATTGGTTTTAGACAATCCGGCCACTATTTAGAATGGAAAAAATTACTCCATCATTATTACGATCCGTTTCCGATAGTGGAACATTTTGAAATGATTTTAGAGAATAAAAAATAA
- a CDS encoding alpha-isopropylmalate synthase regulatory domain-containing protein codes for MERRTIEIMDTTLRDGEQTSGVSFSAAEKLTIAQLLLEELNVDRIEIASARVSEGEFQGVKGIMSWAESKGYAHRVEVLTFVDGGLSIDWMKKSGAKVQNLLTKGSLNHLTYQLKKTPEQHFAEIAQTIASAKENNIETNVYLEDWSNGMRDSPDYVFQYLDFLTQQPVKRILLPDTLGVLIPSEVFAFISKIIPKYPNIHFDFHAHNDYDVSVANSIEAVKAGIHGLHVTVNGMGERAGNAPLESTVAVINDFMPEVKIRVKESSLYSVSKLVETFTGYRIPANKPIVGDNVFTQTAGIHADGDNKNNLYFNDLLPERFGRKRKYALGKTSGKANIEKNLQELGLQLNQEDLKLVTQRIIELGDKKETVTKEDLPYIISDVLDSQTYEDKIVIESYVLVHSKGMRPSTTLCLKIDGEIIEENAQGDGQFDAFMNALTKIYKSKKMTLPKLIDYAVRIPPGSSSDALCETIITWTNGIKEFKTRGLDSDQTVAAIKATQKMLNIDGVNSKN; via the coding sequence ATGGAAAGAAGAACAATTGAAATAATGGACACGACGCTTCGTGACGGGGAACAAACCTCGGGAGTATCGTTTTCAGCAGCAGAGAAATTAACCATAGCGCAACTTTTGCTGGAAGAATTAAATGTGGACAGAATCGAAATTGCCTCGGCTCGAGTAAGCGAAGGCGAATTTCAAGGCGTAAAAGGCATTATGTCTTGGGCTGAATCTAAAGGATATGCCCATCGCGTTGAAGTTTTAACCTTTGTCGATGGCGGACTTTCGATAGATTGGATGAAAAAATCAGGAGCAAAAGTTCAAAACTTATTGACCAAAGGTTCCTTAAACCATTTGACTTATCAATTAAAGAAAACGCCGGAACAACATTTTGCCGAAATTGCTCAAACCATAGCATCAGCCAAAGAAAACAACATTGAAACCAATGTTTATTTAGAGGATTGGAGTAACGGAATGCGCGATTCTCCTGACTATGTTTTTCAATATTTGGATTTTTTAACACAGCAACCGGTCAAAAGAATCTTGTTGCCTGATACCTTAGGCGTACTTATTCCATCAGAAGTTTTTGCTTTTATTTCAAAAATCATCCCGAAATACCCAAATATTCATTTTGATTTCCACGCTCATAACGACTACGATGTTAGTGTTGCCAATTCGATTGAAGCCGTAAAAGCAGGTATTCACGGACTGCACGTAACGGTAAACGGAATGGGAGAACGAGCTGGAAATGCGCCTCTTGAAAGCACCGTTGCCGTGATCAATGATTTTATGCCCGAGGTAAAAATCAGGGTAAAAGAATCGTCTTTGTACTCGGTGAGTAAATTGGTTGAGACTTTTACGGGTTACAGAATCCCTGCCAACAAACCTATTGTAGGCGACAATGTTTTTACTCAAACTGCCGGTATTCACGCCGATGGCGACAATAAAAACAATCTGTATTTCAATGATTTGCTTCCAGAGCGTTTTGGTAGAAAAAGAAAATATGCTTTGGGAAAAACTTCAGGCAAAGCCAATATCGAAAAAAATCTTCAGGAATTAGGATTACAACTCAATCAAGAAGATTTGAAATTGGTTACCCAACGTATCATTGAATTAGGCGACAAAAAAGAAACAGTTACCAAAGAAGATTTGCCTTACATCATCTCCGATGTTTTAGACAGTCAAACCTACGAAGATAAAATCGTTATTGAGTCTTATGTGTTAGTTCACTCCAAAGGAATGCGACCTTCAACCACACTATGTTTGAAAATTGACGGCGAAATTATTGAAGAAAATGCCCAAGGGGACGGACAATTTGATGCTTTTATGAATGCTTTGACCAAAATATATAAAAGTAAAAAGATGACTTTGCCTAAACTAATCGATTATGCCGTTCGAATTCCACCCGGAAGCAGTTCGGATGCGCTTTGCGAAACGATTATCACTTGGACCAATGGCATAAAAGAATTCAAGACCCGAGGATTGGATTCCGACCAAACTGTAGCTGCCATTAAAGCAACCCAAAAAATGTTGAACATAGATGGAGTAAATTCAAAAAATTAA
- the leuB gene encoding 3-isopropylmalate dehydrogenase produces MKLNIALLAGDGIGPEVVNEAVKVSDAIAKKFNHEISWTPALTGACAIDAVGVPYPDETHDICMKADAVLFGAIGHPKYDNDPSAPVRPEQGLLLMRKKLGLFANVRPTFTFPSLIDNSPLKRERIEGTDLVFLRELTGGIYFGEKGRKDGGETAFDNCVYTRAEVQRLAKKGFELAMTRSKKLCCVDKANVLETSRLWRETVQAMEKDYPEVTVSYEFVDAVAMRLVQWPNSYDVLITENLFGDILTDEASVISGSMGLMPSASVGEHTSLYEPIHGSYPQATGLNIANPLATVLSAAMMFEDAFGLKAEAEAIRAVVNKSLEQGVVTEDLVANGAKSYSTSEVGDWLVANL; encoded by the coding sequence ATGAAATTAAACATTGCCCTTTTAGCCGGAGACGGAATCGGACCAGAAGTTGTAAATGAAGCTGTAAAAGTTTCAGATGCTATTGCTAAAAAATTCAACCACGAGATCAGTTGGACACCTGCATTGACAGGAGCTTGTGCCATAGATGCCGTTGGAGTTCCTTATCCTGACGAAACGCACGACATCTGTATGAAAGCTGATGCCGTTTTGTTTGGCGCTATCGGACATCCAAAATACGACAACGATCCAAGTGCTCCTGTTAGACCAGAGCAAGGTTTGTTGTTGATGCGCAAAAAATTAGGTTTGTTTGCCAATGTGCGTCCCACCTTTACGTTCCCGTCTTTGATTGACAATTCTCCATTAAAAAGAGAACGAATCGAAGGAACAGATTTGGTTTTCTTAAGAGAATTAACCGGAGGGATTTATTTTGGTGAAAAAGGAAGAAAAGACGGTGGAGAAACAGCTTTCGACAACTGTGTTTACACCAGAGCCGAAGTACAACGTTTAGCAAAAAAAGGTTTCGAATTAGCTATGACACGTTCTAAAAAATTGTGTTGTGTAGATAAAGCCAACGTTTTAGAAACCTCACGTTTGTGGAGAGAAACCGTGCAAGCGATGGAAAAAGATTATCCAGAAGTGACCGTTTCTTATGAATTTGTTGATGCTGTTGCTATGCGATTGGTGCAATGGCCAAACTCTTATGACGTATTAATTACTGAAAATTTATTTGGAGATATTTTGACTGACGAAGCCTCCGTTATTTCAGGTTCTATGGGATTGATGCCATCAGCTTCTGTGGGAGAACACACTTCATTGTACGAACCCATTCACGGATCGTATCCACAGGCGACAGGATTGAATATTGCTAATCCATTGGCGACTGTTTTATCAGCAGCGATGATGTTTGAAGACGCTTTCGGATTGAAAGCCGAAGCCGAAGCCATTAGAGCGGTTGTCAACAAATCATTAGAACAAGGAGTTGTCACCGAAGATTTAGTAGCTAACGGCGCCAAATCCTATTCGACTAGTGAAGTTGGCGATTGGTTGGTGGCCAATTTATAA
- a CDS encoding RNA recognition motif domain-containing protein: MNIFVGSLPFSIEEADLRESFEAYGAVDTVKIITDKFTGRSKGFGFVEMPSDEEAQKAIDELNGATVQGRTIVVNKSEPKPEGERRSYNNNRGGDSRGGYGNNRGGGDRGGRY; this comes from the coding sequence ATGAATATTTTTGTTGGAAGCCTTCCGTTCAGTATTGAGGAAGCAGATTTAAGAGAGTCTTTCGAGGCTTACGGTGCAGTTGATACTGTAAAAATTATTACTGATAAATTTACTGGAAGAAGTAAAGGATTCGGTTTTGTTGAAATGCCAAGCGACGAAGAAGCTCAAAAAGCTATCGATGAGTTGAATGGAGCGACTGTACAAGGTCGTACTATTGTTGTGAATAAGTCTGAGCCAAAACCAGAAGGCGAAAGAAGAAGTTATAATAACAACCGTGGTGGAGATTCACGCGGAGGTTATGGAAACAATCGCGGTGGTGGCGATAGAGGAGGAAGATATTAA
- a CDS encoding DUF6252 family protein has product MKKQFLYLFLILASVSCTDEVKFNNPAFEGQKDNVFWRAVDTKASIGVGGALKIEAYTRNEVVTLKTTSANVGTYFLGTGSLNTASYVLKDASGTVTFSTGAGIGEGEVEIEEFDAVNKTVSGTFKFNAENVDNNPLAGPFLNFQYGHFYKIPLIGSDATLITAPAIP; this is encoded by the coding sequence ATGAAAAAACAGTTTCTATATTTATTTCTAATCCTTGCTTCTGTTTCTTGTACTGACGAAGTAAAGTTCAATAATCCTGCTTTTGAAGGACAGAAAGACAATGTTTTTTGGAGAGCTGTTGATACTAAAGCTTCTATTGGTGTTGGCGGTGCCTTAAAGATTGAGGCCTATACCAGAAATGAAGTGGTCACCTTGAAAACGACTTCTGCAAACGTTGGAACCTATTTTTTGGGAACTGGCTCTCTTAATACAGCTTCTTACGTTTTGAAAGATGCTAGTGGAACAGTTACTTTTTCGACTGGAGCGGGAATTGGCGAAGGCGAAGTCGAAATTGAAGAATTTGATGCTGTAAATAAAACAGTTTCGGGGACTTTTAAATTTAATGCGGAGAATGTTGATAACAATCCACTCGCTGGACCTTTTTTGAATTTTCAGTACGGTCATTTTTATAAAATACCGCTAATTGGCTCGGATGCAACTCTGATAACAGCCCCCGCAATTCCTTGA
- a CDS encoding 30S ribosomal protein S16: MSVKIRLQRHGKKQKPFYWVVAADARSKRDGKYLEKIGTYNPNTNPATIELNLDSAVKWLHNGAQPTDTAKAILSYKGALLKHHLDGGIRKGALTQEQADAKLAAWLEAKAGKVDAKKDGLTKAQADAKAKAFKAEQEVNAKRLAAAAQAEADAIAAATPAVEEEVAEVEAATEEVTEEAPAAEEATEETPEA; this comes from the coding sequence ATGTCAGTAAAAATTAGATTACAAAGACACGGTAAAAAACAAAAACCGTTTTACTGGGTTGTAGCAGCAGATGCTCGCTCAAAAAGAGATGGTAAATACCTAGAAAAAATTGGTACTTACAATCCAAACACAAACCCTGCAACTATCGAATTGAACTTGGATAGCGCAGTAAAATGGTTGCACAATGGTGCTCAACCAACTGATACCGCAAAAGCAATTCTTTCGTACAAAGGAGCTTTATTGAAACACCACCTTGATGGAGGTATTCGTAAAGGAGCTTTGACTCAAGAACAAGCTGATGCAAAATTAGCGGCTTGGTTAGAAGCAAAAGCTGGAAAAGTGGATGCTAAAAAAGACGGTTTAACTAAAGCGCAAGCTGATGCTAAAGCCAAAGCTTTCAAAGCAGAACAAGAAGTAAACGCAAAACGTTTAGCTGCTGCTGCACAAGCAGAAGCAGATGCTATTGCTGCTGCAACTCCTGCTGTTGAAGAAGAAGTTGCTGAAGTTGAAGCTGCTACTGAAGAAGTAACAGAAGAAGCTCCTGCTGCTGAAGAAGCAACTGAAGAAACACCAGAAGCATAA
- the rimM gene encoding ribosome maturation factor RimM (Essential for efficient processing of 16S rRNA): MRKEDCFYLGKIAKKFSFKGEVLAYLDTDEPELYENLESVFVECNKHLVPFFIETSSLHKNDFLRIRFEDVNTEEEADALLGNDLYLPLKMLPKLTGNKFYFHEVIGFEVEDKRLGFVGEIQSINDTTAQPLFEVLKDGKEILIPMIDHFLVKIDRENKKVIMDLPEGLIEMYI, encoded by the coding sequence ATGCGTAAAGAAGATTGTTTCTATTTAGGCAAAATCGCCAAAAAATTTAGTTTCAAAGGGGAAGTCCTAGCCTATTTAGACACAGACGAACCGGAGTTATACGAAAACTTGGAATCAGTGTTTGTTGAATGCAACAAACACTTGGTTCCTTTTTTTATTGAAACTAGCTCGCTACACAAAAACGATTTTCTCCGAATTCGTTTCGAAGATGTAAACACCGAAGAAGAAGCCGATGCTCTTCTTGGAAATGATTTATATCTTCCCCTTAAAATGTTGCCCAAACTTACCGGCAACAAATTCTATTTCCACGAAGTAATTGGTTTTGAAGTCGAAGACAAGCGTTTGGGATTTGTTGGTGAAATTCAATCCATCAACGACACTACGGCTCAACCGCTATTTGAAGTTTTAAAAGACGGAAAAGAAATCCTGATTCCGATGATTGACCATTTCTTGGTAAAAATTGACCGAGAAAACAAAAAAGTCATTATGGATTTACCGGAAGGATTAATCGAGATGTATATTTAA
- a CDS encoding tRNA1(Val) (adenine(37)-N6)-methyltransferase, with product MSKFQFKQFSLEQDRTAMKIGTDGVLLGAWTPLENNPFSILDIGTGTGIIALMLAQRSSAEQIDALEIDEEAYEEATDNFENSPWNDRLFCFHAGLDEFVEEPEDEYDLIVSNPPFYSEDYKSSNDQRDLARFQDAMPFEDLIEAAALLLSENGIFSVIIPFKEESTFLTLAKGQELFPIKITRVKGTPTSEIKRSLLAFGRNEITNFPIDELIIETSRHIYTPEYIALTKDFYLKM from the coding sequence ATGTCCAAATTCCAATTCAAACAATTCTCTCTTGAACAAGACCGAACAGCAATGAAAATTGGCACCGATGGCGTTCTTCTTGGTGCTTGGACTCCTCTTGAAAACAATCCTTTCAGCATTTTAGACATTGGAACAGGAACTGGAATCATTGCTTTGATGTTGGCGCAAAGAAGTTCGGCAGAACAAATCGATGCTTTAGAAATTGACGAAGAAGCCTACGAAGAAGCAACCGATAATTTTGAAAATTCCCCTTGGAATGACCGTTTGTTTTGTTTTCACGCTGGCTTGGACGAATTTGTCGAAGAACCCGAAGACGAGTACGATTTAATCGTTTCCAATCCTCCTTTTTATAGCGAAGATTACAAATCCAGTAACGACCAACGCGATTTGGCGCGTTTTCAAGATGCAATGCCTTTCGAAGATTTGATTGAAGCTGCCGCTTTATTACTTTCTGAAAACGGGATTTTCTCCGTTATTATTCCTTTCAAAGAAGAGTCCACTTTCTTGACTTTAGCCAAAGGACAGGAATTGTTTCCCATAAAAATTACTCGCGTAAAAGGAACGCCCACTTCCGAAATCAAACGCAGTCTTTTGGCTTTTGGCCGAAATGAAATTACCAACTTCCCTATTGATGAATTAATCATCGAAACTTCTCGACACATTTACACTCCAGAATACATCGCCTTGACAAAGGATTTTTATTTGAAGATGTAA
- a CDS encoding carbohydrate porin — protein sequence MKPKLLLFLTLFFSLGLFAQSPVISNKLFSIGSYGRAGIGYGLGTEAAFPQSLNLNGMGSIGGRFEENDYLELATGLHFNPKIAGKESTKISVQARFAFYTTQGQLIGNVSNKSFGGITTALPELFAEAKNINGSEWSVWAGARLFRGDDIHIIDHFYFDDHSGQGVGIQHKNTKFSVIFTGSIDTTSTLPPNFYLNIVNGTPTLGLRNRYISILEHEIQVKQGYVKLMGEFQRLPSGIAKDATSEYSYPADYGFVLGAKYNKSISTKLPGSFNAISLRYGSGIANGGDGGSSRTYTTYGAPNLETNSFRKANSFAFTETFLLNLSKKYSLNAYAIYTKSRGASDSLNKAPDYLGKQMLFNRKQDISFGARGTYYVTDWFHVLHELDFAWRKDGTQDFAQMTKFTIAPTLVPTANRDVWERPHFRFVYSIAHYNQFAADNLYSPYLAQSGSKNWGQYIGVKMEYWIW from the coding sequence ATGAAACCAAAACTCCTCCTCTTTTTGACCTTATTTTTCTCACTGGGATTATTTGCCCAATCACCTGTTATTTCTAACAAATTATTTTCTATTGGTAGTTATGGTAGAGCGGGAATAGGTTATGGTTTAGGAACAGAAGCCGCTTTCCCACAATCGCTCAACCTCAACGGAATGGGGTCTATTGGCGGTCGATTCGAAGAAAATGATTACTTAGAATTGGCAACAGGATTACACTTTAATCCTAAAATTGCTGGGAAAGAATCTACCAAAATCAGTGTGCAAGCACGTTTTGCTTTTTACACCACGCAAGGACAACTCATAGGCAATGTGTCCAACAAATCGTTTGGTGGCATCACGACCGCTTTACCCGAATTGTTTGCCGAAGCCAAAAATATCAACGGTAGTGAATGGAGTGTTTGGGCCGGTGCGAGATTGTTCCGCGGCGATGACATTCACATTATCGACCATTTTTACTTTGATGATCATTCCGGACAAGGCGTGGGGATACAGCATAAAAACACTAAGTTCTCGGTTATTTTTACGGGTTCTATTGATACAACTTCGACATTGCCACCCAACTTCTATCTGAATATCGTCAACGGAACGCCAACATTAGGATTGCGAAACAGATACATTTCGATTTTAGAACACGAAATTCAAGTCAAACAAGGATATGTGAAATTGATGGGTGAATTCCAACGCCTTCCATCAGGAATAGCCAAAGATGCCACTTCAGAATACAGTTATCCCGCAGATTATGGATTTGTTTTGGGAGCCAAATACAACAAAAGCATTTCGACCAAACTTCCGGGCTCTTTTAATGCGATCAGCCTGCGTTATGGTTCGGGAATTGCCAATGGTGGCGATGGAGGTAGCAGCCGAACTTACACCACTTATGGCGCACCAAACCTGGAAACCAACAGCTTTAGGAAAGCCAATTCTTTTGCATTTACGGAAACATTTTTGTTGAATTTAAGTAAAAAATATTCTCTGAATGCCTATGCCATTTACACCAAAAGCAGAGGCGCGAGCGACAGCCTCAACAAAGCACCCGATTATTTAGGGAAACAAATGTTATTCAACAGAAAACAAGACATTTCCTTTGGAGCGAGGGGAACGTATTATGTCACTGATTGGTTTCATGTATTGCACGAACTCGATTTTGCTTGGCGCAAAGATGGTACTCAGGATTTTGCTCAAATGACCAAATTTACTATCGCCCCAACCTTGGTTCCAACTGCCAACCGAGATGTTTGGGAACGACCTCATTTTAGATTCGTTTATAGTATTGCTCATTATAATCAATTCGCAGCGGACAATCTTTATTCTCCTTATTTGGCACAAAGTGGCAGCAAAAACTGGGGACAATACATCGGCGTTAAAATGGAATATTGGATTTGGTAA
- a CDS encoding acyl-CoA dehydrogenase family protein produces MRPDLFQAPDYYHLDDLLTDEHKLVRDSAREWVKREVSPIIEDYAQRAEFPKQIIKGLADIGAFGPYIPEEYGGAGLDHISYGLIMQEIERGDSGVRSTASVQSSLVMYPIWKYGNEEQRMKYLPKLASGEFMGCFGLTEPNYGSDPGSMITNFKDMGDHYLLNGAKMWISNAPFADIAIVWAKNEEGRIHGLIVERGMAGFTTPETHNKWSLRASATGELIFDNVKVPKENLLPNKSGLGAPLGCLDSARFGIAWGAIGAAMDCYDTALRYAKERIQFDKPIAGTQLQQKKLAEMITEITKAQLLTWRLGVLRNEGKATTAQISMAKRNNVDMAIHIAREARQMLGGMGITGEYSIMRHMMNLESVITYEGTHDIHLLITGLDITGIPAFK; encoded by the coding sequence ATGCGACCAGACTTATTTCAAGCACCCGATTATTACCATCTTGATGATTTACTGACCGATGAACACAAATTAGTCCGTGATTCGGCTCGCGAATGGGTAAAACGGGAGGTTTCTCCCATTATAGAAGACTACGCTCAAAGAGCTGAATTTCCAAAACAAATCATCAAAGGTTTGGCCGATATTGGTGCTTTTGGCCCTTATATTCCCGAGGAATATGGTGGTGCCGGTTTAGATCATATTTCGTATGGTTTGATTATGCAGGAAATCGAAAGAGGCGATTCGGGCGTTCGTTCTACCGCTTCGGTTCAATCCTCTTTGGTAATGTATCCCATTTGGAAATACGGAAATGAAGAACAACGAATGAAATATTTACCCAAATTGGCTTCTGGTGAATTTATGGGTTGCTTTGGCTTGACTGAACCCAATTACGGTTCCGATCCGGGAAGTATGATTACCAATTTCAAAGATATGGGCGACCACTATCTTTTGAATGGTGCCAAAATGTGGATTTCGAATGCACCTTTTGCAGATATTGCCATAGTTTGGGCCAAAAATGAAGAAGGAAGAATTCACGGATTGATTGTAGAACGCGGAATGGCAGGATTTACAACTCCAGAAACACATAATAAATGGTCGCTTCGTGCTTCGGCAACCGGCGAATTGATTTTTGATAATGTAAAAGTACCCAAAGAAAATTTATTGCCCAATAAATCAGGATTGGGAGCACCGTTGGGATGTTTGGATTCCGCTCGTTTTGGCATTGCTTGGGGAGCGATTGGCGCAGCAATGGATTGTTATGACACCGCTTTGCGTTATGCCAAAGAAAGAATTCAGTTTGACAAACCCATAGCCGGAACCCAATTACAACAGAAGAAATTAGCCGAAATGATTACCGAAATCACCAAAGCACAATTACTGACTTGGCGATTAGGTGTATTGAGAAACGAAGGCAAAGCGACAACTGCACAAATCTCGATGGCGAAAAGAAATAATGTAGATATGGCAATTCATATCGCCCGAGAAGCCAGACAAATGCTGGGCGGAATGGGAATCACGGGCGAATATTCGATTATGCGCCATATGATGAATTTAGAATCGGTAATTACATACGAAGGAACGCATGACATCCATTTATTGATTACCGGACTAGACATTACAGGCATTCCAGCATTCAAATAG